One segment of Verrucomicrobiia bacterium DNA contains the following:
- the fabD gene encoding ACP S-malonyltransferase, with product MSKTALLFAGQGAQVVGMGKDLAEQYPAARGWFERANAALGYDLASICFEGPEPELTKTENAQPGIFLVSWVALELLKERCPGLRFEATAGLSLGEFTALTAAGAMDFADGLRVVRQRGRFMQEACDATRGGMAAVMGLDEAVCREICAATGVSMANLNCPGQIVLSGAAEQIAQACELAKARGAKRALPLVVAGAYHSPLMASAQPKLRAELERIALRPPAVPVISNVTALPHGSVEEIRARLVEQVTASVRWEASIRYLLAQGFTRFIELGPGTALTGFMKRIEKNAVCLNVADVPSLEATVKALSQ from the coding sequence ATGAGCAAAACTGCATTATTGTTTGCGGGACAGGGCGCCCAGGTGGTGGGGATGGGCAAAGATTTGGCGGAGCAATATCCTGCGGCGCGGGGCTGGTTTGAGCGGGCCAATGCGGCGCTGGGGTATGATCTGGCTTCGATTTGTTTTGAGGGGCCGGAGCCGGAGCTGACCAAGACGGAGAACGCGCAACCGGGGATTTTTCTGGTGAGCTGGGTGGCGCTGGAGTTGTTGAAGGAGCGGTGCCCCGGGCTGCGTTTTGAGGCCACGGCCGGGTTGTCGCTGGGGGAGTTCACGGCGCTGACGGCCGCCGGGGCGATGGATTTTGCGGATGGTTTGCGGGTGGTGCGGCAGCGGGGGCGTTTTATGCAGGAGGCGTGCGATGCCACGCGGGGGGGGATGGCGGCGGTGATGGGGCTGGACGAGGCGGTGTGCCGGGAGATTTGCGCGGCGACGGGGGTTTCGATGGCGAATTTGAACTGCCCGGGGCAGATCGTGCTTTCCGGGGCGGCGGAGCAGATTGCGCAGGCGTGCGAGCTGGCCAAAGCGCGGGGGGCGAAGCGGGCGTTGCCGCTGGTGGTGGCGGGGGCGTATCACTCGCCGTTGATGGCGTCGGCGCAGCCCAAGTTGCGGGCCGAGCTGGAGCGGATTGCGCTGCGGCCGCCGGCGGTGCCGGTGATTTCCAACGTGACGGCCCTGCCGCATGGGAGCGTGGAGGAAATCCGGGCGCGGCTGGTGGAGCAGGTCACGGCGTCGGTGCGGTGGGAGGCGTCCATCCGATATCTGCTGGCGCAGGGTTTCACGCGGTTCATAGAGCTGGGGCCGGGGACGGCGCTGACGGGGTTTATGAAGCGCATCGAGAAGAATGCGGTGTGTTTGAACGTGGCGGATGTGCCGAGCCTGGAGGCGACGGTGAAGGCGTTGAGCCAATAG
- a CDS encoding FAD:protein FMN transferase, with the protein MRPELTYPAVLLAREAMATRFELVLPGTPTPSLRAAGEEALGEIARLEGLLSVYRPTSEIAHVNACAAREAVRVSPPVFAVLERARRWHELTGGAFDITIGPLLRCWGFMGAEGAMPEPAAVAAARAVTGMQWVELDAAEMTVRFRKPGVMVDLGGIGKGYALDCAIELLREAGVRDALLHGGTSSVYALGAPPDTGAWRLGIESHPLRAGGPKIPLAVVELRDQSLTVSTVWGKHFQREGRTYGHILDPRTGEPAEAAVVSAVRCASATDGDALATALIVDGRQRHGQLSRCVPGLQTLVAWEAPEGGRLQVAAHGLALLPDVAAEVVWQES; encoded by the coding sequence GTGAGACCTGAATTGACATATCCGGCGGTGCTGCTGGCGCGGGAGGCGATGGCCACGCGGTTTGAGCTGGTGCTGCCGGGCACGCCCACGCCGTCGCTGCGGGCGGCGGGGGAGGAGGCGCTGGGGGAGATTGCGCGGCTGGAGGGGCTGCTGAGTGTGTACCGGCCGACGAGCGAGATTGCGCATGTCAACGCCTGCGCGGCGCGGGAGGCGGTGCGGGTCAGCCCGCCGGTGTTTGCGGTGCTGGAGCGGGCGCGGCGGTGGCATGAACTGACGGGCGGGGCGTTTGACATCACGATTGGGCCGCTGTTGCGGTGCTGGGGATTCATGGGGGCGGAGGGGGCGATGCCGGAGCCGGCGGCGGTGGCGGCGGCGCGGGCGGTGACGGGGATGCAGTGGGTGGAATTGGACGCGGCGGAGATGACGGTGCGTTTTCGCAAGCCGGGGGTGATGGTGGATTTGGGGGGCATCGGGAAGGGGTACGCGCTGGATTGTGCCATTGAGCTGCTGCGCGAGGCCGGGGTGCGGGACGCGCTGCTGCATGGCGGGACCAGTTCGGTGTATGCGCTGGGCGCGCCGCCGGACACGGGGGCGTGGCGGCTGGGCATCGAGTCGCATCCGCTGCGGGCCGGGGGGCCGAAGATACCGCTGGCGGTGGTGGAGCTGCGGGATCAATCGCTGACGGTGAGCACCGTGTGGGGGAAACATTTTCAGCGGGAGGGCCGGACGTATGGGCACATTTTGGATCCCCGCACGGGGGAGCCTGCGGAGGCGGCCGTGGTGAGCGCGGTGCGGTGCGCTTCGGCCACGGACGGGGACGCGCTGGCCACGGCGTTGATAGTGGACGGCAGACAACGGCATGGGCAGTTGAGCCGCTGTGTGCCGGGGCTGCAGACGCTGGTGGCGTGGGAGGCGCCGGAAGGCGGGCGGTTGCAGGTGGCGGCGCACGGGCTGGCCCTGTTGCCGGACGTGGCGGCCGAGGTGGTGTGGCAGGAGAGTTGA
- a CDS encoding ATP phosphoribosyltransferase regulatory subunit produces MSKAFERLPGFRDFYPEPLPHPEVASADLRRHIFDTWRAVARRYGFREYDGPPLEPLELYTAKSGAEIVAQLYHFVDKGGREVALRPEMTPTLARLVAAHHRAYKKPIKWFAIPQLFRYERQQKGRLREHFQFNADLIGEADPAADAELIALLIDTLLALGLQQQDFVIRLSSRNAWRDFYQRAGGAPEREYEFFQIIDKLERETPETSAAKLQALGFSLPQVQEFIQRGEPTPELQGILANLRARGREAFVKVDYAVIRGLAYYTGPVFEAFDRQGEFRAIAGGGRYDNLIRLISGGKVDLPALGFGMGDVVVAELMKARRRLPALHAPVDVVCVIEDEQFREPSLRLVQALRDLNQSVEFSLTPAKPDKQWKRATELGAKFGVTVRPQPNGEVMAHWKNLLTRQEQILPLGVWPAD; encoded by the coding sequence ATGTCCAAGGCGTTTGAACGTTTGCCCGGTTTCCGGGATTTCTACCCGGAACCGCTGCCCCATCCAGAGGTGGCCAGTGCCGACCTCCGCCGCCACATCTTCGACACCTGGCGCGCCGTGGCCCGCCGCTATGGCTTCCGCGAATACGACGGCCCGCCGCTCGAACCGCTCGAGCTGTACACCGCCAAAAGCGGCGCGGAAATCGTCGCCCAGTTGTATCATTTCGTGGACAAGGGCGGACGCGAGGTGGCCCTGCGCCCGGAAATGACCCCCACCCTCGCCCGCCTCGTGGCGGCCCATCACCGCGCCTACAAAAAACCCATCAAGTGGTTTGCCATCCCCCAGCTCTTTCGCTACGAGCGCCAGCAAAAGGGCCGCCTCCGCGAGCACTTTCAATTCAACGCCGACCTGATCGGCGAGGCCGACCCCGCGGCCGACGCCGAATTGATTGCGCTCCTCATTGACACCCTCCTCGCCCTGGGTCTCCAGCAGCAGGATTTTGTAATCCGCCTCTCCAGCCGCAACGCCTGGCGCGATTTCTACCAGCGCGCCGGCGGCGCCCCCGAGCGCGAATATGAGTTCTTTCAGATCATTGACAAACTGGAGCGCGAAACCCCCGAAACCAGCGCCGCCAAATTGCAAGCCCTCGGCTTCTCTCTCCCCCAAGTGCAGGAATTCATCCAGCGCGGCGAGCCTACCCCGGAGCTGCAGGGCATCCTCGCCAACCTGCGCGCCCGCGGCCGCGAAGCCTTCGTCAAGGTGGACTACGCCGTCATCCGCGGCCTCGCCTATTACACCGGCCCCGTCTTCGAGGCCTTCGACCGCCAGGGCGAATTCCGCGCCATCGCCGGCGGCGGCCGCTACGACAACCTGATCCGCCTCATCAGCGGCGGCAAGGTGGACCTCCCCGCCCTCGGCTTCGGCATGGGCGATGTCGTCGTCGCCGAGCTGATGAAGGCCCGCCGCCGCCTGCCCGCGCTCCACGCCCCGGTGGACGTAGTCTGTGTCATTGAAGACGAGCAATTCCGCGAACCTTCCCTCCGCCTGGTCCAGGCGTTGCGCGACCTCAACCAATCCGTCGAGTTCTCCCTCACCCCCGCCAAGCCCGACAAACAATGGAAGCGCGCCACCGAGCTGGGCGCCAAATTCGGCGTCACCGTCCGCCCCCAGCCAAATGGCGAAGTCATGGCGCACTGGAAAAACCTCCTCACCCGCCAGGAACAAATCCTCCCCCTCGGCGTGTGGCCCGCCGATTAA
- a CDS encoding integration host factor subunit beta, translating to MTKRDLVVRISEDTGLKQQDVMAALQRALELIIEVLGRGEKVELRNFGVFEVKKRKARVGRNPNTPQVNVPIPPRFVVRFKPGKEMRELVLQLKELPSSPNPELDARQPS from the coding sequence ATGACAAAACGTGACCTGGTAGTGCGGATCAGCGAAGACACCGGCCTCAAGCAACAGGACGTCATGGCAGCCCTCCAGCGCGCGCTGGAGCTGATCATTGAAGTCCTCGGCCGGGGCGAAAAAGTCGAGCTGCGCAATTTCGGGGTTTTTGAGGTGAAGAAACGCAAAGCGCGGGTGGGACGCAATCCCAATACGCCCCAAGTCAATGTGCCCATACCCCCGCGCTTCGTCGTGCGTTTCAAACCGGGCAAGGAGATGCGGGAGCTGGTGCTGCAATTAAAAGAACTGCCTTCCTCGCCCAACCCTGAATTGGATGCCCGACAGCCCTCCTGA
- a CDS encoding TIGR00282 family metallophosphoesterase gives MKILFVGDIVGQPGRRAVRALVPKLRLRHGVDFVIANGENAAGGNGITPAVAEEIFESGVDVITSGDHVWDQKEVLTLLDKEPRFLRPANYPAEVPGRGWGVYEAEGRPAVAVMNLQGRTFMPAHENPFRLAQQEVLNLRSRTRVVVVDFHAEATSEKIAMGRMLDGLATAVLGTHTHVPTADEQIFPGGTAFISDVGFTGPQESVLGREIEPVIRRFLTGMPQRFEVARGRTALHGVLVEVEEGTGKATAITRVVEPLAVEGGA, from the coding sequence ATGAAGATTTTGTTTGTGGGCGACATAGTGGGGCAGCCGGGGCGGCGGGCGGTGCGCGCGCTGGTGCCGAAGCTGCGGCTGCGCCACGGGGTGGACTTTGTGATTGCCAACGGGGAGAACGCGGCCGGGGGCAACGGCATCACGCCGGCGGTGGCGGAGGAAATATTTGAGAGCGGGGTGGACGTGATTACGTCGGGGGATCATGTGTGGGATCAGAAGGAGGTGCTGACGTTGCTGGACAAGGAGCCGCGGTTTTTGCGGCCGGCCAACTATCCGGCGGAAGTGCCGGGGCGGGGCTGGGGGGTGTATGAGGCGGAGGGCCGGCCGGCGGTGGCGGTGATGAATTTGCAGGGGCGGACGTTCATGCCGGCGCATGAGAATCCCTTTCGGCTGGCGCAGCAGGAGGTGTTGAATTTGCGGAGCCGGACGCGGGTGGTGGTGGTGGATTTTCATGCGGAGGCGACGTCGGAGAAGATTGCGATGGGCCGGATGCTGGACGGGCTGGCGACGGCGGTGCTGGGGACGCACACGCATGTGCCGACGGCGGATGAACAGATTTTTCCGGGGGGGACGGCGTTCATCAGTGATGTGGGATTCACGGGGCCGCAGGAGAGTGTGCTGGGGCGGGAGATTGAGCCGGTGATCCGGCGGTTTTTGACGGGGATGCCGCAGCGGTTTGAGGTGGCCCGTGGGCGCACGGCGCTGCATGGCGTGCTGGTGGAGGTGGAGGAGGGGACGGGCAAGGCGACGGCCATCACGCGGGTGGTGGAGCCGCTGGCGGTGGAGGGGGGGGCCTGA
- the xseA gene encoding exodeoxyribonuclease VII large subunit, whose amino-acid sequence MPRKVQSQWDFGELFGPQQTRQVWTVSELTQRVKRLLEPQFASIWVKGEVSNLRSQPSGHIYFTLKDAGAQLACVLFRGETGVARQVLADGQQVLVRGELTVYEPRGQYQLVVRELEPVGLGALQAALERLKQKLQAEGLFEVARKRRLPVYVYRVGVVTSPAGAAYQDVLSVWRRRYAGMEIILAPCRVQGEGAAAEIAAAIAGLNAWHAAQPAGCGLHALLVTRGGGSLEDLWAFNEEVVARAIFHSAVPVVSAVGHEIDFTISDLVADVRAPTPSAAAELLSEGMFRAGQAVPGYAEHLRRSMGRRFMRLTEALQQREARLERCHPRRRLEQQSQRLDDLLERLLRQPRRQWQAQQAHLARLVQQVQRQRPARWLARRTEQWTALRQRLSRGAEQQVQERQRRVQQWLEQLRLLSPQHTLERGYSITRDAATGRILRRADETAAGREVITRLAHGEVVSRVEETRAAEPADPLLDHATPEQSG is encoded by the coding sequence ATGCCGCGGAAGGTGCAAAGCCAGTGGGATTTTGGGGAGCTGTTTGGCCCGCAGCAGACGCGGCAGGTGTGGACGGTGAGCGAGCTGACGCAGCGGGTGAAGCGGCTGCTGGAGCCGCAGTTTGCCTCGATTTGGGTCAAGGGGGAAGTCAGCAATTTGCGCAGCCAGCCGTCGGGCCACATTTATTTCACGTTGAAGGACGCGGGGGCGCAACTGGCGTGCGTGCTGTTTCGGGGGGAGACGGGGGTGGCGCGGCAGGTGCTGGCGGACGGGCAGCAGGTGCTGGTGCGCGGGGAGCTGACGGTGTATGAGCCGCGGGGCCAGTATCAACTGGTGGTGCGGGAGCTGGAGCCGGTGGGTTTGGGGGCGCTGCAGGCGGCGTTGGAGCGGCTGAAACAAAAGCTGCAGGCGGAGGGTTTGTTTGAGGTGGCGCGCAAGCGGCGGCTGCCGGTTTATGTGTACCGGGTGGGGGTGGTGACCTCGCCGGCGGGGGCGGCGTATCAAGATGTGTTGAGCGTGTGGCGGCGGCGGTACGCGGGGATGGAAATTATTCTGGCGCCGTGCCGGGTGCAGGGGGAGGGGGCGGCGGCGGAAATTGCGGCGGCGATTGCGGGATTGAATGCGTGGCATGCGGCGCAGCCGGCGGGGTGCGGGCTGCACGCGTTGCTGGTGACGCGGGGCGGGGGGAGTCTGGAGGATTTGTGGGCGTTCAATGAGGAGGTGGTGGCGCGGGCCATTTTTCATTCGGCGGTGCCGGTGGTATCGGCGGTGGGGCACGAGATTGATTTCACGATCAGCGATCTGGTGGCGGATGTGCGCGCGCCCACGCCCAGCGCGGCGGCGGAGCTGTTGAGCGAGGGGATGTTTCGGGCGGGGCAGGCGGTGCCGGGGTATGCGGAGCATTTGCGGCGGAGCATGGGGAGGAGATTCATGCGTTTGACGGAGGCCCTGCAGCAGCGGGAGGCGCGGCTGGAGCGGTGTCATCCGCGGCGGCGGCTGGAGCAGCAGAGCCAGCGGCTGGACGATTTGCTGGAGCGGCTGTTACGGCAGCCGCGGCGGCAGTGGCAGGCGCAGCAGGCGCATCTGGCGCGGCTGGTGCAACAGGTGCAGCGGCAGCGGCCGGCGCGATGGCTGGCGCGGCGGACGGAGCAATGGACGGCGCTGCGGCAGCGGTTGAGCAGGGGCGCGGAGCAACAGGTGCAGGAGCGGCAAAGGCGGGTGCAGCAGTGGCTGGAGCAGTTGCGGCTGCTTTCGCCGCAGCACACGCTGGAGCGGGGTTACTCCATCACGCGGGATGCGGCGACGGGGCGCATTTTGCGGCGCGCCGACGAGACGGCGGCCGGGCGGGAGGTCATCACGCGGCTGGCGCACGGGGAGGTGGTGAGCCGGGTGGAAGAGACGCGCGCGGCGGAGCCGGCGGATCCCCTGCTGGACCATGCGACGCCGGAGCAAAGCGGCTGA
- a CDS encoding non-lysosomal glucosylceramidase, which yields MNKRTLQASSSPTAGSLKRRQFLALTAASAAVSAAGGLAPLAGAAPALKAPAAPAGSRRFNTVYTGENLSRVAFPMGGMGAGMICLEGVGAFSHVSLRHRPEVFHQPCLFAAVAVKGRPGLAKVLEGPVQSWKIFGAGNTGNGAPGATYGLPRFRGVAFAARFPFATVSLSDPKMPLRVELTGWSPFIPGDADSSSLPVAGLEYRFTNPPRQPLEAIFSFNAKNFMVVGNNPQAIKPIRGGFLLWGGAPADRPWEEGAFCAVVDEPDVKVNHAWFRGGWWDALTMAWKDIETAAAYDRPPVSEGGPSPGATLFVPFTLAPGASRTITVKLAWYVGHTNQRIGRDPAGAPAPKDYYRPWYAGRFQGVEEVAAFWRTQYDSLRRGSEAFAECFYSSTLPPEVLEAVAANLTILKSPTVLRQADGRLWGWEGCSDGSGCCHGTCTHVWNYAQAIPHLFPDLERSLRDTEYNFSQDKRGHQTFRSALPVRPVEPDFHAAADGQLGGIMKVYREWRLSGDTAWLRALWPKIRQSLDYCIATWDPAEKGVLEEPHHNTYDIEFWGPNGMCTSFYLGALQAAVLMGQALGDNVARYENLLLKGRQKTETDLFDGEYFIQKIEWKNLRAGNPVENKSMVGHYSPEALQLLEKEGPKYQYGKGCLADGVLGDWLARVCGVGPVLDPRKVTSHLRAVYRYNLKHDLTDYPNPQRPSYACGAEGGLLLCTWPKGGELSLPFVYSNEVWTGIEYQVASHLMLMGLVEEGLEIVRVCRRRYDGRIRNPFNEYECGHWYARAMSSYALLQGLTGARYDAVTKTLHLAPKLKGDWQAFFSAQGSFGRVGIRRGKPFYEPVRGQLDIQRFAVA from the coding sequence ATGAACAAGCGCACCCTCCAAGCATCGTCCTCCCCCACGGCAGGATCCCTCAAACGCCGTCAATTCCTCGCCCTCACCGCCGCCTCGGCCGCCGTCAGTGCCGCCGGTGGCCTGGCCCCCCTGGCCGGCGCCGCCCCGGCCCTCAAAGCCCCCGCCGCCCCCGCCGGCAGCCGCCGTTTCAACACCGTGTACACCGGCGAAAATCTCAGCCGCGTGGCCTTCCCCATGGGCGGCATGGGCGCGGGCATGATCTGCCTCGAAGGCGTGGGCGCCTTCTCCCATGTCTCACTACGCCATCGCCCCGAGGTCTTCCATCAGCCCTGCCTCTTCGCCGCCGTCGCCGTCAAAGGCCGCCCCGGCCTCGCCAAAGTCCTCGAAGGCCCCGTCCAAAGCTGGAAAATCTTCGGCGCCGGCAACACCGGCAACGGCGCCCCCGGCGCCACCTATGGCCTCCCGCGTTTCCGTGGCGTCGCCTTTGCCGCGCGTTTCCCCTTCGCCACCGTCAGCCTGAGCGACCCCAAAATGCCCCTCCGCGTCGAGCTGACCGGCTGGAGCCCCTTCATCCCCGGCGATGCCGACAGCTCCAGCCTCCCGGTGGCCGGCCTCGAATATCGTTTCACCAATCCCCCCCGCCAGCCCCTCGAAGCAATCTTCTCCTTCAACGCCAAAAATTTCATGGTCGTGGGCAACAACCCCCAGGCCATCAAACCCATCCGCGGCGGCTTCCTCTTGTGGGGCGGCGCCCCCGCCGACCGCCCCTGGGAGGAGGGCGCCTTCTGCGCCGTCGTGGACGAGCCGGACGTGAAGGTCAATCATGCATGGTTCCGCGGCGGTTGGTGGGACGCCCTCACCATGGCCTGGAAGGACATCGAAACCGCCGCCGCCTATGACCGCCCCCCCGTCTCCGAGGGCGGCCCCAGCCCCGGCGCCACCTTGTTTGTCCCCTTCACCCTCGCCCCCGGCGCCTCCCGCACCATCACCGTCAAACTGGCCTGGTACGTAGGCCACACCAACCAGCGCATCGGCAGGGACCCTGCCGGCGCCCCCGCCCCCAAAGATTATTACCGCCCCTGGTACGCCGGACGCTTCCAAGGCGTCGAGGAAGTCGCTGCATTCTGGCGCACCCAATATGACTCCCTGCGCCGCGGCTCCGAGGCCTTCGCCGAATGTTTCTACAGCAGCACCCTCCCGCCCGAAGTCCTCGAGGCCGTGGCCGCCAACCTCACCATCCTCAAATCCCCCACCGTCCTCCGCCAGGCCGATGGCCGCCTCTGGGGCTGGGAAGGCTGCTCCGACGGCAGCGGCTGCTGCCATGGCACCTGCACCCACGTCTGGAATTACGCCCAGGCCATCCCCCACCTCTTCCCCGACCTCGAGCGCTCCCTGCGCGACACCGAATACAACTTCTCCCAGGACAAACGCGGCCATCAAACCTTCCGCAGCGCCCTGCCCGTCCGCCCCGTCGAACCCGACTTCCACGCCGCCGCCGACGGCCAGTTGGGCGGCATCATGAAAGTCTATCGCGAATGGCGCCTCAGCGGCGACACCGCCTGGCTGCGCGCCTTGTGGCCCAAAATCCGCCAGAGCCTCGACTACTGCATCGCCACCTGGGACCCCGCCGAAAAAGGCGTGCTCGAAGAACCCCACCACAACACCTACGACATCGAGTTCTGGGGCCCCAACGGCATGTGCACCAGCTTCTACCTCGGCGCCCTCCAGGCCGCCGTCCTCATGGGCCAGGCCCTCGGCGACAACGTCGCCCGCTACGAAAACCTCCTCCTCAAAGGCCGCCAAAAAACCGAAACCGACCTCTTCGACGGCGAGTACTTCATCCAGAAAATCGAGTGGAAAAATCTCCGCGCCGGCAACCCCGTCGAAAACAAAAGCATGGTGGGCCACTACTCCCCCGAGGCCCTCCAGCTCCTCGAAAAGGAGGGCCCCAAATACCAATACGGCAAAGGCTGCCTCGCCGATGGCGTCCTCGGCGACTGGCTGGCCCGCGTCTGCGGCGTCGGTCCCGTGCTCGATCCCCGGAAAGTCACCAGCCATCTGCGGGCCGTGTACCGCTACAACCTCAAACACGACCTGACCGATTACCCCAACCCCCAGCGCCCCAGTTACGCCTGCGGCGCCGAAGGCGGCCTGCTCCTCTGCACCTGGCCCAAGGGCGGCGAGCTCTCCCTCCCCTTCGTGTACAGCAACGAGGTCTGGACCGGCATCGAATACCAGGTGGCCTCCCATCTCATGCTCATGGGCCTCGTCGAGGAAGGCCTCGAAATCGTCCGCGTCTGCCGCCGCCGCTACGATGGACGCATCCGCAATCCCTTCAACGAATACGAGTGCGGCCACTGGTACGCCCGCGCCATGTCCTCCTACGCCCTCCTCCAGGGCCTCACCGGCGCCCGCTATGACGCCGTCACCAAAACGCTCCACCTCGCCCCCAAACTCAAGGGCGACTGGCAGGCCTTCTTCAGCGCCCAGGGCAGCTTCGGCCGCGTGGGCATCCGCCGCGGCAAGCCCTTCTACGAGCCGGTGCGCGGCCAGCTCGACATCCAGCGCTTCGCCGTGGCCTGA
- a CDS encoding macro domain-containing protein encodes MIIFRQGNLLEADVEALVNTVNTRGVMGKGIALMFKDRYPDNFRAYAQACKSGAVRPGRMFVTATGELTGPRWIINFPTKEDWRKPSRLEWIETGLADLVRVIREKNIHSLALPPLGCGQGGLDWNQVRPLIEKAFAPLPTVQVVAFEPTAQYQNLPKPRGVEKLTVPRALLADAVRRYWVLGIECTLLEIHKLAWFLHRALHQRRLDDVLKLDFQADRYGPFSPRLNHLLDALDGSYLRANKRIADCTPYDTIAFAEEKTEQVAAFLRSPPARCYQPVLEDVDQWIDGFQSPLGMELLATVDWLLVREGCPPNLQAIRQALVRWPGGADAGQRKNRLFADSYLKAAIQRLAGIAAEPGAHIENSPAARHAG; translated from the coding sequence ATGATCATCTTCCGACAAGGCAATCTGCTCGAGGCTGACGTGGAGGCCCTGGTGAACACCGTCAACACCAGGGGCGTGATGGGCAAGGGAATCGCCCTCATGTTCAAGGATCGGTATCCCGACAACTTCCGCGCCTACGCCCAGGCCTGCAAATCCGGCGCGGTCCGCCCCGGTCGCATGTTTGTCACCGCCACCGGCGAATTAACCGGCCCGCGCTGGATTATCAACTTCCCCACCAAGGAAGATTGGCGGAAACCCTCGCGCCTGGAATGGATCGAAACCGGCCTCGCCGACCTCGTGCGCGTAATCCGCGAAAAAAACATCCACTCCCTCGCCCTCCCCCCCCTGGGCTGTGGCCAGGGCGGCCTGGATTGGAACCAGGTGCGCCCCCTCATTGAAAAGGCTTTCGCCCCGCTGCCAACCGTGCAGGTCGTGGCGTTTGAACCAACCGCTCAATATCAGAATCTGCCCAAGCCGCGCGGCGTGGAGAAACTTACGGTGCCCCGTGCCCTCCTGGCCGATGCCGTCCGGCGGTATTGGGTTTTGGGCATCGAGTGCACCTTGCTGGAAATTCATAAACTCGCCTGGTTCTTGCACCGCGCCCTTCACCAGCGCCGGTTGGACGATGTGCTGAAGCTGGACTTCCAAGCAGATCGCTACGGCCCCTTCTCACCCCGTCTGAATCATCTTCTTGATGCCTTGGATGGAAGTTATCTGCGTGCCAACAAGCGGATTGCGGATTGTACTCCGTACGACACCATCGCCTTTGCAGAGGAAAAAACGGAGCAAGTCGCCGCTTTCCTGCGCAGTCCCCCAGCCCGCTGCTACCAGCCCGTGCTCGAGGATGTGGATCAGTGGATTGACGGCTTCCAGTCCCCTCTCGGCATGGAGCTCCTGGCCACGGTGGATTGGTTGTTGGTGCGCGAAGGTTGCCCTCCCAACCTCCAGGCCATTCGCCAGGCCCTGGTGCGCTGGCCGGGGGGCGCCGATGCCGGCCAGCGCAAAAACCGCTTGTTTGCTGACTCGTACCTCAAGGCGGCCATTCAACGCCTGGCCGGTATTGCCGCCGAACCCGGGGCCCACATCGAGAATTCGCCGGCCGCCCGCCACGCCGGTTAA
- a CDS encoding DUF4433 domain-containing protein, which translates to MSALNPDKALIFRITHMDNVPWLLRHGLHCQNAAPRDPQYRVIGNPDLIARRQHRHVPVPPYGTLADYVPFYFTPCSIMLYNIRTGHGGVAILPNEEIVILVSSLRRVAQLNIPFVFTDRHAYVQTATFYNSLDDLTKVDWPLLQSRNFRNNPDDPGKKERYQAEALIYRHLPIAGLLGAVCFNAAAQARLQNELAALNLSLRVEARPDLYFT; encoded by the coding sequence ATGAGCGCACTGAACCCTGACAAAGCGCTGATTTTTCGCATCACCCACATGGACAATGTCCCCTGGCTGCTGCGGCATGGTTTGCATTGTCAAAACGCTGCGCCACGCGACCCGCAGTATCGAGTCATCGGCAATCCAGATTTAATTGCGCGCCGCCAGCACCGGCACGTGCCGGTCCCCCCTTACGGCACGCTGGCCGATTATGTGCCCTTCTACTTCACGCCTTGCTCGATCATGCTCTATAACATCCGCACCGGCCATGGCGGCGTGGCCATCCTGCCCAACGAAGAAATCGTCATCCTGGTCAGCTCCCTGCGGCGGGTGGCGCAGTTGAATATCCCTTTTGTGTTCACCGACCGCCATGCCTATGTGCAAACCGCGACTTTTTACAATTCACTTGACGATTTGACAAAGGTGGACTGGCCCCTCCTGCAATCCCGGAATTTCCGCAATAACCCGGATGATCCCGGTAAAAAAGAGCGTTACCAGGCCGAGGCCCTAATCTATCGTCACCTGCCCATTGCCGGCCTGCTGGGCGCGGTGTGCTTTAACGCCGCGGCGCAAGCGCGCTTGCAAAATGAACTGGCCGCGCTCAATTTATCCCTGCGGGTCGAGGCGCGGCCTGACTTGTATTTTACATGA